A genomic segment from Nicotiana tabacum cultivar K326 chromosome 9, ASM71507v2, whole genome shotgun sequence encodes:
- the LOC107775019 gene encoding uncharacterized protein LOC107775019, producing the protein MTDRDRTRYHDREIDRERERERDKDGDRDRKRDRDDRDRRDRERSYTPDHIRTSRHTRSRTRSPSTDRHRHRHRSTSRSRSPTDRRNRHRHHRPSAESPPRKRRKDDGDRDKDRDRDTRREVEDFVDGIAKEQKKQKKKEEEESRDEEMMDDEEIEMMKKLGIPVGFDSTKGKAVAGNDVGAVRKVTKRQPRQYMNRRGGFNRPLPAECNR; encoded by the coding sequence ATGACCGACCGTGACAGAACTCGATACCATGACCGTGAAATTGACCGGGAGAGAGAGCGAGAGAGGGACAAGGATGGAGACAGAGATCGGAAACGTGACCGGGATGACCGTGACCGGAGAGACCGTGAACGTTCTTACACCCCTGACCATATCAGAACCAGTCGACACACTCGCTCCCGAACTCGTTCCCCTTCCACTGACCGTCACCGCCACCGCCACCGTTCTACTTCCCGCTCCCGCTCTCCCACTGACCGCCGCAACCGCCACCGTCACCACCGTCCCTCAGCGGAAAGTCCTCCTAGAAAGAGACGAAAAGATGATGGCGATCGAGATAAGGATAGGGATAGAGATACGCGgagagaggttgaggattttgttGACGGGATAGCGAAAGAacagaagaagcagaagaagaaggaggaggaggagagtcGTGATGAAGAGATGATGGATGATGAAGAGattgagatgatgaagaaattGGGGATACCGGTAGGGTTTGATTCGACAAAGGGGAAGGCAGTGGCAGGGAATGATGTGGGTGCTGTAAGGAAAGTCACTAAACGGCAGCCTCGACAGTACATGAATAGGCGTGGTGGCTTCAATAGGCCCTTGCCTGCTGAGTGCAACCGCTAA